Proteins from a single region of Thunnus maccoyii chromosome 23, fThuMac1.1, whole genome shotgun sequence:
- the ccdc3a gene encoding coiled-coil domain-containing protein 3a: protein MFSTALLFAALGVLAHLDTFTHGCQLPSEWRPLSEGCRAELAEIIVYARVLAIHREPLGGGAGSLYNSLPFGFGYGYEGAEEGLLYSAEVELQCDQAWGSMLEVPAGSRLNLTGLGYLSCQSHTVMENYSYFFFLRMDENYNLLPHGVNFQDAIFPDTAEIRRTFSSLFQFSNCTQGSQPFHTFSPEWDTQEDSRLLCSSVQAALFEEEERGRKLRERLTAAERRNRQLKERVRKVKRSLRNARKATRKAEQEAQELREKLKAAERRAGHHINAITQEEPPPARYTSKAIRKRMQL, encoded by the exons ATGTTTTCCACGGCTCTCCTCTTTGCAGCGCTCGGCGTTTTGGCGCATCTGGACACTTTTACGCACGGCTGCCAGCTGCCCTCCGAGTGGCGGCCGCTGAGCGAGGGCTGCCGGGCGGAGCTGGCGGAGATCATCGTGTACGCCCGGGTCCTGGCGATCCACCGCGAGCCCCTGGGTGGCGGGGCGGGCAGCCTGTATAACTCGCTGCCCTTCGGGTTCGGGTACGGGTACGAGGGCGCCGAGGAAGGGCTGCTGTACTCTGCGGAGGTGGAACTGCAGTGCGATCAGGCCTGGGGAAGCATGCTGGAGGTGCCAGCAGGATCCAGGCTCAATCTAACCGGACTGGGTTACCTGTCCTGCCAGTCCCACACCGTGATGGAGAACTATTcctacttcttcttcctcag GATGGATGAGAACTACAACCTCCTCCCCCATGGCGTCAACTTCCAGGACGCCATCTTCCCTGACACGGCTGAGATCAGACGCACTTTCTCCAGCCTCTTCCAGTTCTCCAACTGCACCCAAGGGAGCCAGCCGTTCCACACTTTCAGCCCCGAGTGGGACACTCAGGAGGACAGCAGG ctgctgtgttCTTCAGTGCAGGCGGCGCTGTTCGAGGAGGAGGAACGAGGCCGCAAGCTGCGGGAGCGCCTGACCGCGGCGGAAAGGAGAAACCGGCAGCTGAAGGAACGCGTTCGCAAGGTGAAGCGTTCCCTGAGGAACGCCCGCAAGGCCACGCGCAAGGCCGAGCAGGAGGCGCAGGAGCTGCGAGAGAAGCTGAAGGCTGCAGAGCGCAGAGCGGGGCATCACATCAACGCCATAACGCAGGAGGAGCCTCCACCCGCGCGTTACACGAGCAAAGCAATACGCAAGCGCATGCAACTTTAA
- the optn gene encoding optineurin, with protein sequence MTSGGHVMNGDISCSPGQPGTLEETLLQMNILIQENRDLKEALRQTNLTMKERFEGLTAWREKQREERDFLESRLEEARGGMEALTLQNQALSKKLEGSGGAQGGSQAAASNQSAELEALRALVARLQAEKNDLVAMNSELQLKADQDSNDDSFIEVIKVSDGGVDGVNDVCGSKRYRRPDLSMTASRLDSEEMTVSQLLQSLRNETQQVERLQVELRASAARIRELEERKSNIEESTQTTETKEDSEKKEKAASEVENLKSQMMTLFKELQQAQSKLDEAEGMKKNLQDRCREVEQDVVTLKAQLVEKQAVQTENDRLKLQLDSMQAQSLIEQKKAGEERNNLAQLKDAYTKLFEDYNELKEERKKREAQLVEKEVMDELQVRLTTAEEALAAKQERIDSMKQEIFQKEKELETISVFQAQAEVYSSDFYAERAAREKLHEERERLAAQLEFVKKQNTQLQEEMDSLGRRSLNEMQRRHVGGSPHGGGAAVVGRGTDWQHQGSIPEHACPKCNEILPDLDSLQIHIMDCIN encoded by the exons ATGACATCTGGAGGCCACGTGATGAACGGTGACATCTCTTGCTCTCCCGGTCAGCCTGGCACGCTGGAGGAAACTCTGCTGCAGATGAACATCCTCATCCAGGAGAACCGAGACCTGAAAG AGGCCCTGCGTCAGACCAACCTGACAATGAAGGAGCGTTTTGAGGGTCTGACTGCGTGGCGGGAGAAACAGCGGGAGGAGCGGGACTTTCTGGAGAGCAGGCTGGAGGAGGCACGGGGCGGCATGGAGGCACTGACCCTCCAAAACCAGGCGCTGAGCAAGAAGCTGGAGGGGTCAGGAGGAGCTCAGGGGGGCTCACAG GCAGCAGCATCCAATCAGAGCGCAGAGCTGGAAGCCCTGCGTGCCCTCGTGGCTCGCCTGCAGGCAGAGAAGAACGACTTGGTGGCCATGAACTctgagctgcagctgaaggCGGACCAGGACTCGAATGACGACTCCTTCATCGAGGTCATCAAGGTGTCG GATGGAGGCGTTGACGGTGTGAATGACGTGTGCGGTTCCAAGCGGTACAGACGTCCTGACCTGAGCATGACGGCGTCCCGGCTGGACAGTGAGGAGATGACGGTTagccagctcctccagtccctGAGGAACGAGACGCAGCAGGTGGAGCGGCTGCAGGTTGAGCTGCGGGCTTCTGCTGCCAG GATTAGAGaactggaggagaggaagagtaACATAGAGGAATCAACACAGACTACAGAGACCAAGGAGGATTctgagaagaaggagaag GCGGCGTCTGAGGTAGAGAATCTGAAGTCTCAGATGATGACGCTGTTCAAAGAGCTGCAGCAGGCCCAGAGCAAGCTGGATGAAGCAGAAGGCATGAAGAAGAACCTGCAGGACAG ATGTCGGGAGGTGGAGCAGGACGTGGTGACTCTGAAGGCTCAGCTGGTGGAGAAACAGGCCGTTCAGACGGAGAACGACCGGCTGAAGCTGCAGTTGGACAGCATGCAGGCCCAGAGCCTGATAGAGCAGAAGAAGGCTGGGGAGGAGAG GAACAACTTGGCCCAACTGAAGGATGCCTACACCAAGCTGTTTGAAGACTATAATGAGctcaaagaggagaggaagaagagagag GCTCAGCTGGTGGAGAAGGAGGTGATGGATGAGCTGCAGGTGCGGCTGACTACCGCTGAAGAAGCCTTGGCTGCTAAACAGGAGCGGATTGATTCCATGAAGCAGGAGATCTTCCAGAAGGAGAAGGAACTGGAGACCATATCTGTCTTCCAGGCTCAG GCGGAGGTCTACTCCTCAGACTTCTACGCAGAGCGGGCAGCAAGGGAAAAACTccatgaagagagggagcgtcTGGCTGCTCAGCTGGAGTTTGTAAAGAAGCAGAACACCCAGTTGCAGGAGGAGATGGACTCACTGGGCCG GCGGTCACTGAACGAGATGCAGAGGAGACATGTGGGAGGAAGTCCACATGGAGGTGGTGCGGCTGTGGTTGGGAGAG gcACTGACTGGCAGCATCAGGGGAGTATTCCTGAACACGCTTGTCCAAAGTGCAACGAGATCCTGCCAGACCTGGACTCCCTGCAGATCCACATCATGGACTGCATCAACTAG